In Bombyx mori chromosome 15, ASM3026992v2, the sequence CCATCTTCAATGCTGCAAGATCGACGAAGACCATCATCTTCGGGTGACCCGACACCCGTTCATCGACCTAGAAGTGCCTCGGACGACGAGAGCAACGACGGTCTATTAGCACCATCCAATCTTACTGCTAAATCCAGAAGTTCCGAAGATGGTCTTCTTTTACCACCTCCCTGCACCTGTCCCTATTTTGGCTCAGATTCAACACCTCCTCGACGTACCACTGAAGTAATAATCGTACCTGGTGGCGATATAAACGGTTGCAATGGATTTCCAAAAAACGGTAATATGAGAGATGAACCATCCACCCCAATATTCCGACGGTCAAGTAGAGGCGCGTCATCAATGGTAACTTGGGACGAAGCGAGAAGATTTCGAAGGGGCTCTAGCTTTGGTGGCGCAAGAACAACTTTGTCCACTCCAGTGCGCAGTATTCGAACTCAGAGATCGATGCGATCTCAGCCTAACACGACTCATCAGCGGCAAACACCACGAACGCATCATTCTAGAAATTCCAGTGTAATTTCTAGAAATTCTTCTCGTCACGGGAGAATATTGCGTTTAGAGCAAAAAGCCACAAAAGTATTAGGCGTTGTTTTTTTTACGTTCGTCGTTCTCTGGGCTCCGTTTTTCATCCTTAACATGGTACCGGCTGTATGTCCCGACTGCGAAGGGAAAATCGCTCATTGGGTATTCGATTTTGCACTATGGCTAGGCTATGCGAGCTCAATGGTGAATCCAATATTTTATACGATCTTCAATAAAGTGTTCAGGCAGGCCTTCAAAAAGGTATTAAGGTGTCAATATTGTAAATACAGGAGATAGCAAGCGCCTTGGGAGCGCGTCCGTCCGACCTCTGATCCGGGTATTGGCGCTCTCTcagtcaataaaaatataaggcCACGGTTCGCTTGAGCTGGAAGATGAGCTATACGACTCTTAGTTCTCTTATTGCGTGTAAATATGCCACAAACTGGTCTACCGTATTAATTTCAATCACTTATGTCAACCACTTTCCCTAATGTGTcgcacaaataataatatttacccACCTCCTGAACTCGTtactatgtatgtataaattattatgtagaACTAAAAGATTATGTGTACTATATCTAGTAATTTGAACGTAATTACGGAAAGATATAATCTAGAATAGCTTGTAAACAATGTTGTTAGCGCTATCGATTTAATTAAGGGGAAAAACGAAAGCTTTGTGCTTAGTGATTTTTATCAGAACTAATTTTAAGACTGATTTCTTTGTTAAATACTTTTAGGAAACTGTGGTTGTTTTGTATTTCTGGTCGAACAAATACTTTTAATGTCTGAATGAATCTCacatcatttaatttttaattgactAGTGCTGTAATTGTAGGTTAGCGTTATTGCGAATTATCAGAACTCAAATGACCATGGAgtgggagtggaccggtattgcctccgtcgaacagctgttccggctggctgctgataaaaatgaatatagaaagctaacggccaaccttccggattgaagaggcactggaagaacaAGAAGAAATGACCATAGTAATTACTGAGCTCAAAgcagtaaatgaaataaattgattaataatGTTTGAGAAGTGAAATCATATAAGTTATCGAATTGGAACAATTTCgaacaatatattaaaaataaaaattaactttccattattttttttatatttctatcgCACACAATGCAAATCTACTAAAAAGTCAACTGGGTCGACCATTGCCTTCTTCTTTTTGCTTTACATTGAAGATTCACGTaagttaaactttttttttatgtttgagagattactggtggcccagtgGCCTTTCCAGTTATGATAATACTCATAATTTGGCTTACTAAAATAATTTCGTTTTCTACTTACCTCATTTCAGTATTTCATTTCCATTGCGGGCTTCGATATGGAATAATGCGTCATTTATGTATTCGATTACTCTTAAAACTACACATAgatcacattattatttatgtgtttaatttatatttcaataaacaTACCATTATTTACTCTACACTTTAGTTGACTGGTAGACGATGCGTTAGAAATTAAATCCgccaatttaaataaatacattaagtgtaataaaaaaataaataatttaacgtAATTTCAAACCTagagtgtattttaattaacccttattaatttaatattaaatcctTATATCGATTAATATATTTACAGGCTGACAAAAAAGCTGAAAACACTACAGTACAGTTCTAGCGGCAGCCTTTTTATTTCCTCACAATTCAAACTTGTAAGCCGTCCATAAGAAACTAACAAAACTTTTAATTGAAGTCAAGGAATCAGTTTAAAATGCCCCATTTCTGTTGGATAATCAGACCTTGGTCAAgttcattataaatattatacacaCAGCCGCTGAATCGATAATCGTAGCTATCAGAACCATAGGAGctataataattcaattataataattgtctTTGTACATACACAGGACCGTCTGAAGgctcaaaaaaattattaaaatagtatGCTTGAAATACCTTTGAAGGCTTTAAGACTTTCTCAAGCAATTCACTCTTTCGCAATAAATAATCGTAGGACTCTCAAGCTAATGAATTCACGCTTTAGTAAACAGCATTAATTCATTTTCTTACaaaggaataaatattttaagcattAAATCCTCTGAAATTCACATGAATATAAACACAGATGATTAGTGTTGGAAAATCTGTTGTttcgttttttaattttttttattaccattgtaggcagacgagcatacggccacctgaccacctgatggtgagtggttaccgtcgcccatggacttcagcaatgccaggggtagagccaagccgctgcctaccatctaTCGTTtcaactaaattaatttaatctcaCTTGaagtaactggtggtaggatatgaCATATGCCGCTAAATAGACTTCTTGATCTGATAGTAGACGCATAAAACAGTTGCTTTTGAGCTATCAGGTCTCCTTTGGATGTGCTCAGGCAGTTGTTGGCAAACCTTCTCCATCTGGCTCAGCCTTTAAGCTCGCTCATTGGCCCTTACGAAGCTGGAAGAGCTTTACTATAGATATACTTTCATCCCCAAAAAAATACCCCATTTTGGTTCTTTTGCATAAACAACTTGATTACCAAATCGGAATCATTGTTCTCTTTAAATAGGTAGAGCACTTATATTAAGGAAATTCGATATGGTAATAGTTTGAATTtaggataaaaaaatacaggCTTCTATTAATCTCATAGCTACGTACGGGTAtttgtaatgtatttaaaatggAGTCCTTCAGGACGAAACAACGGATTGAATGTAATCAAATTAAATCAATGTAATTTCTGTATGCTAATTTAACTAaagtgattattattttttaatcaataccTAATATTCTCTTACGTAATCATAGCAGAGTTAGGTCAAAAATTACTGACATTAGAAGGTGAGTTGGTAATGTTGAAATATTAGTACATATATACTAGTGATATTCCATAATAGTATGCATACCCACGTCATggataattgataaaaaaatcgaaactgagcattatttagtttttttttttaaaagttttatcaaAGTAAAgaacttaacggtaggcagcggcttggctctgtccctggcgttgctgaagtccatgggcgacggtaaccactcaacatcaggtgggccgtaagctcctCTGCCTAcatgtgcaataaaaaaaagtaatcatgATCGATagcatattaataatataaattttagtaatattaatggCCAGATCTAGTCGTATGTGCCAGGGATTCTACACTCAAATAAACTTTTGCGAGTTCACAATGGTATTTTTATGTCACCCCAAAACGAAACGAGTCGCGATGgattatgaaatataatattgtagACTTGATTAGTACGTAGTTAAGttaaagataagacgcccgtaAGTTGAATATTAGACTTTCGAAGCACTTTTGCTTTGAAGTTACTACAATAGGTTGCTGGAATTCACGAAACTTTGAAGCAAAATTGTGAAATGAATAATACAATCCTGTGTCTAAATCATTGAGTGTATTTTAATGATCGTTTCTTAGTGGCCTGAAATCAGAACGCCCTGAACGCGGTTTGATTTGCAATACAGTCGTCAAACAAAAACTTTTATCTGTTATGcaacatttcaataatacatatacataagctctgttataaatgaaaatgcatttttttaaatgaagtacataatgtaatattatttatttaatatattttatacacacagctgttagaagaagcACGACAATGAGGATACAGAGtgcaagggcactacttattaaaattaattaaatattattaaaatttatacctacatgtttattaaagtctcagcaaaaataaaaaataaattttattcgaaATGGCCACTATGGTATTTTatctgtttggccacgaatctatgGATTTATGAACCGTTTCCAAGGGAAATTTCGCCACTActtgctccaaagattttttaagagactcaatgtCGCCGTATCGCTTAGAGCAGACCTGTcttctaaaactgaccataatttgaagtctaaagggtTGAAGTCTGGGCCAGTCTTTAGCGCTTATAAAGTCCGAAATGTTGGTTTCAAACCAGGCttgggtagttcgtgccttgtgaccagATGCAGAGTCCTGCTGAAAAGTCtacggtatatttttaaaaagtgtattgctGAGAGGTTTCGCAATATGATCCAAGATTGTATCTTGATACACCTTGGCTGAAGTTTTCACTGCTTTTTCACAAAATTGTAGTTCTGTGACTCCTTGATAAAACACATCCCACCAAGCCATCACTGACGCAAgatgatgaccacgttgtacctTTCCGACCACTTGAGCAACTTCTTTAGAGCTGTGAGTGTACACTTCATCATTTGGCTTATTGTAGTGttcttcaatcgtgaacattttttcatcggtaaagaggatatttctgtgcctttcacctgcgtatcgcgacagaaggcgttttgatcgatccactctctttaattataaagattgaTTTAGGACATGTCCTGTATATTGACGACAAGCACCGAGTTTCCAGTCTTGCTTTATAATACGTGACAGAGTCCTAGCGGAATTCTTCATTTCTCGTGATAagattttttgcttcctaatgggttttcgacgaattctggctttaacagcattaacagcCTTTGTAGCTCTAACAGCGCGCGACCGCCCcgatcttttctggtcttcgatagacgaagtgttgttgtatctgttgatagtacgGTATACGAACggctgataccaagcttttAAAGTGTCTGGAATATGGCCGATAGCTCCATACACACCttgtgcaaggcgatcacttcaaatgtgaaatggcgcaaaatcgaaagaagttttaaaataatattatacgtgttccaaattcaaaataattaaaaagtttaaaaaaagaaaagtttctatgtaacagtatttatagccagacTAGTTATATTCGATAAAAAGGTTTCGTCAAGTAATCTTcatacttttttatgttttaaataaaacactatGTAAATTACTATAacataatgtataatatatgcCCTGTATCTTTTCTGTAaagtgtaaatataaaaataaatgtaagttaaatgtaaagttgcaaaagtaGCTACTTATCGTGCACCATCAGTCCTGTTTTAATGTGAACTTTGTGAACGTAAATCTAATAAATCATTGTATTGATAGTAAACCTGTGAATTATGTAAATCTTATTAGTTATACACTATATTAATAACGTGCTGATTTTGTTGTATCTATATTAAGATTTTAAAGGcgagagtttgtttgtttgaatattTCTTACGCATGACATACAATGTCTCAGacggacggacgagctcacagctcacctggtgttaagtggttataggagcccatagacatccacaacgtaaatgccgccactcaccttgagatatgagttctaaggtctcagtatagttacaacggctgccccacccttcaaaccgaaacgcattgatgcttcacggtagaaataggcgaggggtggtggtacctacccgacaagaagtcctaccatcagtccaccaccaccaccaattGTAATCGGtcgtttgaagtcgttgtggtctaagggataagacgtccggtgttaTCATAttgaggcgggtaccaatttttctaatgaaatcgcCACTTGACATATTTCCACGAATTACCTCCACGGCGAACGAAAAAAACCcgtatagtaaaaatcaaacccgcagtgtatgtaatttgcgtaattagtatACAGTCGAAATAATTGACCTCAAGTTTCAAGGTGAGTAGCAGCATTGACGTTgcgatatctatgggttccagtaaccacattgTACCAGGTAAACCGTGAACTGATTCACTGGTCTAcgcaatgaaaaacaaaatgatcTTGTACAAGACTATCGTAATGCGGAATTTCAATTTAGATTCTGTACAAACAAACATTTCGTACATTTTTCCTACAAAATTAACATTTCAATAATTCTTAGAACGTAGTTTCAAATCAACTACAAAATTGAACGTAACTATTCACTTCAGTGTATATAAGCAATCGGCCTCTTaaatttgaactttttttttgttgggaaTTGTAACTATTGAAAATACttagatttcttttattttgtgtgTATCTTGAATGTAATCAAAAACCTACTGATGCAATTGTACATAAATATGAGTGTAACAATGTAATCTTAAAACTAATTAATCttataatactgtataaaccTAAAATCCTATTATTGTTTCTGTTTGTTGTTcgatgtaaatattattatggtttcaGATAATAAAGCGATTTAATcgtcaattttgttttgttttttttttcgccttTTCACCTAAAAATACGTGTAAATACTGTCATTATACACTTCATACAATTCATTGTACAAGTTCCTTACCTGTGActaagttacatttttttaaaattaaaataactctATAGGTATAAATTCACCTGCTAATTTCTCAATGATCGTGTTAGCGTGGATTTCAACTAAagataacaaataaacaaaacaattcaaacaGTAAAGTTAGCGCTTTAACTAAAAACCTCCTCTTTAACTAATTTTTGGCAAAAAAAACACTGCTCAATCGATGAAAAAGCCTTTCATCTCCGTGACGTCAGTACCCGCCACCTGTGAAGTCTTAAGTATGATTAGGAGTTTGAACTGACTTCATAAAATATGAATGTTTTTATTGGTATAAACAAGTTGATTATATAGCTTACTCGATGCTTAGGGGTTACTGGGGTTATCAGAAATAAATTTGATGAAGCAATaagtttgaaatattaattatcgGATGCATTACAAAAGTAGTCGCAGAAAGCAGAagcagaagtcgtcgtggcctaacggataagacgtccgatgcattcgtgtcgaACGATGCACCatttttcgaatcccgcaggcggataccaatttttctaatgaaatacgtacttaacaaatgttcatgattgacttccacggtgaaggaataacatcgtataataaaatcaaacccgctgaTCGACAGCAATCACGTTGTATTATGAAAACCACAAATGGCACCGGCATTACTGTGGATACGTACTGTGAGAAACTAGACACAATGATGAAGAATCTCGATAATTTCCGACCAGCCATGGTTAACCGCTTGTCGCAGCTGCTTCTGCACGACAAAACTCGACCTTATACGGCAAAACAGACGATACCTAAGCTACAAGTGCTAAGGCTTGAAGATTTACGTCATACACCGTAATCAAGACCTTGGTTGACGAGCGtctttatttttttccaaagtTTGGACAGCTTCTTGCCAGGGCAACAATTCAATACTTGAGGgccagtacaaaatgcttttgaAGAACTTTTGGGTCCCGTACACCGATCTTCTTCAAGAAGGTAATTGAACAAGACTGCACTGGCAAAGATGCATCGATACTATgggtatatattttaattcatagaaaaaaaaaacctactgttTCTATCTACTATAGGGCAGTTTAGTAGTTAAAAATCTAATATGGCCATAACTTAGATCATTTATATTTTGCTTCATCTCACAGGAGTACCTATTGAACAGCtttaaatgatataataatgataCTGAAACAAAAACGTAATAGCATCGAGCTTGATAATGAAATGgttaataattttgataaaataattccATAAAGACAATACGAATTCTAATaagaacatttttttatgaaacaatacaaattaatatatatctttgcaaaaataataaaacaattggtATTTGCAAAAGCGATAATTAGATGctgtatttacttttttttttaaacttacttATTCTCTATTTTATCAGGTGCTAAATTGAACTTGGCCTGTATTATTGGATCGTATATAAGAACTCTGAATCGGTTAGCCAACATTAGTTGTTGCAGCAGATTGTTCGTGATCATGTTGGCTCTAAGCTTGGCCGTGGCTGTCGCAGCCAACTTGTTCGCTTCGACTGTATGCACCAAGAACTACACTGAAGCTCAGCTTAGATTTTATGATGCCAACACTGGCCTGTGTGGAATAGGCATTGACGTAAGTGtagctttgtttttttaaattactgtaTTGGTTGTTGAATGTGATTTCTGTACCACGATCAGATACCGAATTGGTGATTTTGTTCTTGTCTCGTTGAATGCTAGTACATAGCATAGCGCTGCCTGCtatgtagatttttttggaaagaagttccttatgggacgatgcggagcgGAGGGtgccgggaaaaaacgtccgtaacgtaagatttttattagtaatgcaatAATACCCGTTCGTTCCTACCCGGTGTCtcgcgacaccacacatcttttttattacttagatgggtggacgagctcacggctcaactGGTTTTAgatggttgctggagcccatagacatctacaacataaatggtGCCAtcctccttgagacatgatttctaaggtttaacagtacaacggctgccctgcccttcaaatcgaaatgtaaTGCGTAATGCTtaacaacagaaataggcagggtggtggtacttacacgTGCTGAcccacaagacatcctaccaccagtaacttgaAGTATAATTAACAATCAAGGAGAATGGGTTCTATATCAGTAGCGGAAGAATTATTTATtcgcataacattttttattataatcttaATAGCGATCCCAATTTATGCAAACTAATAATAAGTTCTTCTATCAATCTATCAAAtcaattgaatttttttgtagCAATGGTTTCAATATGAACCCGAGAGGAATCAGTTCTCCACAGCGATTCCACTATTGTTCATGTTGAGTGAACTCTCCTTAAACAGCAAAGAGGATACTACAGCGGAACTGTACAAAAACCTTAATTTGCAATCTGAAGATGAGGTAAGTATTATCTTCAAATTCATGCTAACGACATGCGCttgtaattaaattcatttttacgTACTTCTTTGGGTTTGATATATCTTTTTTATGTCATATTATAGCTTAATATGAATGTATGaaatagtgtttttattttgtcttcgCTTAATCATTACAGGTCGTATACGTCAACCAGGCCGTCAAcacaaatttaaatacaaagaaCGAGATTTACCAATCGACTCTGATATTGAACGCCTTCACTGACATCGATTCTCCGTTCTCTGAAACCTTCATACAAAATTTCGCTAAAGTTTTCAACGGAACTGTTAAAAATATTGACTATAGTAATGATGCCGTCGCAACTATCAGGGATTCAGTGAGCATTTTtcacttttgctttattttgtcATCAGAAATTGAGATAAATGTCAATATATTTCACGTCGTGGCTTGTAATATTATTAGTCTTAACTTATTGAACATAAGTCAATTCATTTCGGCACAAAACGTAAAGGCCATGGTTTTATGGAAGCTTTGACTTAATATCTTATTAATTTTCTAGTAAATTATGTGTTCGATAATTTGCAGCTACAAAGCGACAGTGGAAACGACATGGAAATTGCTCTGAAAGACGGCGATATCAATAAGGACACCGGTATAATTCTCACAGCTTACACTAACATTTATGTGAGTATTTTCATAGTTCATTTCgtttatttctattaaaaaaaccataaagtattttatttagaacATGTAAAATATATCAAGGAATTTCTGAACAGGCAACACCTTTCACTTTTCTTCCCTTCACCTCTCTATAAACAGAAGCCTGTGTCACTATCATTACCGTAAACTATCATCTCCTTCGTAAAAAATATAGAATCTTAGTCTTTTAATCTTATTCACCATAGTATAGTATAACCATTGACAtatagtacatacatatatattgtgTATCGATGAGTAGTACCTTATTAATCTTAGTTCACGCTGTGTTAAATAAACATTGAGTATCCACAATTTTCAATGCTAATGACAatgccacttcgataaagttCTGTTCCTTTATAGTTCCCATGGGGCCAAGCTAGCGACTCATACCGCCCGTACAAGCAGATCGACATTTCATTCACAGCACTAGACGGAACACAAAGTAATAAACAAGCATGGTACTCGGAGGGTGCGGGAAAATACGCGGAAATCGAAAATCTTGGCATCAAGGTACATACTAATCTGTTTAAATCAAGTTCATGCTCAATTTACATTTCAcaaattatatgtttttattgtgaTCGTCGAATTGTACTCTCTTTTGGTTTTCATTCGCCAGGTCTTCCAGTATTCTTTGAGACCTGGTCTTTCCGTCGTCTTGGGGACTGCATTAAATGACAACAAGGATCTTAGCGGCGCATTTAACAAACTCCGCGATCCCGCGACGCTGGCGTATATCTTGACTCAAACCGAGTCTAAATACTTGAAGCTCGCAGTTCCGGTCGAATTTCCGTTGAGAGATTCACGTGATTATGTACCTGAAATTAAAAGGGTTtgtaaaagttatttatttatatataatttcaacaaaaaaGAGTTATATACACTATCGCTAAGTTACTTCAATGGTCAAACTGTGGCTATAATATACAAATTGAGATTCAATTACATGTctatggaataaataaaaaatatccataTGCACACGTCCGGCGCAGGCGGCGCTCAGGAGCAAGTGAACTTCGGCAAATGCTCACACGCACTAATGACAGATACCTTGATATTGACAGTTGAATTAGAGCTACACAGTCTGAAATACTACGTTATTCAGATCTGTGAATTACTGTCCATGGCTTACCGAATGTGGTTTATGTATGTTTaagtaaaaaatgattttattgtaaaaaaaagctgaagaacagaaggttattttgataatacataTACTGagagcaccccacgctttttgaagtgaaacttctttagaatcgttgtgatttcaaactcgatgaaacgaaatgaaacgaaacgaaaaataaGTGTGCtgcgattggcttgccgaagcggctccgaggggcgccgacaaatcacgaagcgctccacacggtctcgcgtACCCGACTAGTTCAGTGTCTCTTTGACGTCAGTGCACGCTGTCATGGCTCTCGGAGCgccctgagatacttttatttctatttagtttgttatcaacagatgtcgctgcaagtaaattcaacaattcctgaatcgtggtgacgagatgttacacagttgatagactttctcgtatttctctttcTGATTCATACTCACCTGGCGTAGGGATACCGTAACCATGCAGGCAGTTCCCCAGGGTGAGGCTGATCcgttgcactgcggagtggttgacccttgtgattatttttattttttatgagttACACTTCTACCCTGTGTGAGTTGCAcccaaacacattttttttttacaataaaataatttttttacactatttttaattcaactttattttctattttttagttggattttctgtaaaagcattttgtttgttttttttatactattatttatttaaattaaaagcacAAACATTTCTACTTTATTTCCTAATTTGTACTGACCGTAAATTTGCAGGCCGGACTCTTGACAGAGCTTTTTGAGAAAAACTTCGACGGCTTCGATACGGTCTATGACAATAAATCAGGATATATATCCTACATGTTGAGTCATACACGTATTGACTTCGAACAGCCCACAGAAGAGCGTAAGTGAATTCACAATCATACAGCCTCTCAAATGGTAATACAAAGTCATTAGAGCATAAAGGACGAAATTCGGTATACTCAGTATCAGGCAGAGATGGataccattccgatagaggcacccgtcacgtgcggacgtgctcatcgtccactcgatcgcccggtctttgttcgcccggcttttgttagcccggccattgttcgcgcggcctgtgttcgtgatacatctgccgaccaagtgtgtttcctggaagcttttatttgttttgttttagttatttttgtgttcgtggaacatttgccgacaaagtggtttcctgcaagtatttatttgttttgtttcttttcgtaatttctgttttgttgtgctttttctttgtcctgtagtaatcgcgccgcattgccacctgtgttcaatagaaccgctcaggtccgagaagttggggcctcgccgcaaggcgagtgttttcaagacccggggccgccccacctgggtactcagcgatcatggacgctgtattcgcggaattcctccgacttcgccacccacagctcgcctcggagtttctggccttcaaggccaatcacactgcgagccctctcggggactccgccgcgctcgctgctcctgcgtcgcctgtacctgcgtgcagagcttctgcattgagcaccgcagcctctgtcgtgcctgccgctcccgtgtcgcctatactggcgagaaaagctgctgcgtcgtccgccgtgaccatcgtttcagctgagcgatcatccgcggcctccgtcgcgccctctaaaacacctacacttgctcgtaggtcgcctgcacccgcctcctcgtgctccgactctgactcggacatggaggtcgacctcgcccccgcctcatcgacggatggattcaccctggtacagaagggtaagaagcgtgccgcggagtctcgagctcccgcggccgctaaaattagcaaagccgtgaacgcgtcacgcccccgccctcagactcccgttgcgcccccagcccgtgccactccgtcgccgcgtccggtggcacaaaataaaacccagacccctcccccggttatccttcaggagaaggcagcttgggatcgagtttgcctagcccttaaggccaaaaatataaatttcacgaatgcccgtaacctcaagaacggcattcaaattaaggttcaaacacccgacgaccatagggccctctcttcttacctccgtaaggagcgtataagtttccatacgtatacgctccaggaggagcgcgaactccgcgttgtaatacgcggaatccctaaagagttagatgtagagctcgtaaaagccgacctgttagaacaaggcctaccagtgaattctgtgcaccgtatgcacaccggtcgcggtagggagccatataatatggttctagtcgctctccagcctacccccgagggtaagaaaatctttaacacacagaccgtctgtaggctctctggtatcgctgtcgaagccccccataaaaaaggcactcctagccagtgccataactgtcaattgtacgggcactcttcccgtaactgtcacgcgcgcccccgatgtgttaagtgtttgggcgatcacgccacggccctctgcgctcgcg encodes:
- the serpin-22 gene encoding serine protease inhibitor 22 precursor, with translation MLALSLAVAVAANLFASTVCTKNYTEAQLRFYDANTGLCGIGIDQWFQYEPERNQFSTAIPLLFMLSELSLNSKEDTTAELYKNLNLQSEDEVVYVNQAVNTNLNTKNEIYQSTLILNAFTDIDSPFSETFIQNFAKVFNGTVKNIDYSNDAVATIRDSLQSDSGNDMEIALKDGDINKDTGIILTAYTNIYFPWGQASDSYRPYKQIDISFTALDGTQSNKQAWYSEGAGKYAEIENLGIKVFQYSLRPGLSVVLGTALNDNKDLSGAFNKLRDPATLAYILTQTESKYLKLAVPVEFPLRDSRDYVPEIKRAGLLTELFEKNFDGFDTVYDNKSGYISYMLSHTRIDFEQPTEEQAASVVAEPDFIFDKPYFFLILDQFNTPAFIGIITT